The following proteins are co-located in the Escherichia fergusonii ATCC 35469 genome:
- the lpxM gene encoding lauroyl-Kdo(2)-lipid IV(A) myristoyltransferase (LpxM is lauroyl-Kdo(2)-lipid IV(A) myristoyltransferase, an enzyme characterized in Escherichia coli and involved in biosynthesis of the form of lipid A found in that species and some closely related species.) produces the protein METIKNNSEYIPEFDKSFRHPRYWGAWLGVAAMAGIALTPPAFRDPLLARLGRFAGRLGKSSRRRALINLSLCFPERSEAEREAIVDEMFATAPQAMAMMAELAIRGPEKILPRVEWQGREIIDEMHRNNEKVIFLVPHGWGVDIPAMLMASQGQKMAAMFHNQGNPVFDYVWNSVRRRFGGRLHARNDGIKPFIQSVRQGYWGYYLPDQDHGAEHSEFVDFFATYKATLPAIGRLMKVCRARVVPLFPIYDGKTHRLTIQVRPPMDDLAEADDRTIARRMNEEVEIFVGPHPEQYTWILKLLKTRKPGEIQPYKRKDLYPIK, from the coding sequence ATGGAAACGATAAAGAACAACAGCGAATACATTCCTGAATTTGATAAATCTTTCCGCCATCCGCGCTACTGGGGCGCATGGCTGGGCGTTGCGGCGATGGCAGGAATTGCTTTAACGCCCCCTGCATTTCGCGATCCTTTGTTGGCCCGACTTGGGCGATTTGCCGGGCGACTGGGAAAAAGTTCCCGCCGCCGGGCACTGATTAATTTATCGTTATGCTTTCCTGAGCGCAGCGAAGCTGAGCGTGAAGCCATTGTCGATGAGATGTTTGCTACAGCTCCGCAGGCGATGGCTATGATGGCGGAACTGGCTATTCGCGGCCCGGAAAAAATTCTACCGCGTGTAGAATGGCAAGGTCGTGAAATTATCGACGAGATGCATCGTAACAATGAAAAGGTCATTTTCCTTGTTCCGCATGGCTGGGGGGTGGATATTCCGGCGATGCTGATGGCCTCACAAGGGCAGAAAATGGCTGCGATGTTCCATAATCAGGGCAATCCGGTCTTCGATTATGTATGGAACAGCGTGCGTCGTCGTTTTGGTGGTCGGTTACATGCCCGTAATGATGGTATTAAACCGTTTATTCAGTCTGTTCGTCAGGGCTACTGGGGATATTATCTTCCCGATCAGGATCATGGTGCTGAGCATAGTGAATTCGTTGATTTCTTTGCGACGTATAAAGCGACGCTTCCTGCTATAGGGCGCCTGATGAAAGTTTGCCGTGCGCGTGTGGTGCCGCTTTTTCCCATTTATGATGGCAAAACGCATCGCCTGACGATTCAGGTACGTCCTCCTATGGATGATTTGGCAGAAGCGGATGATCGCACTATCGCCCGCCGGATGAATGAAGAAGTGGAAATTTTTGTTGGCCCACACCCGGAACAGTACACCTGGATTTTGAAGCTGTTGAAAACCCGTAAGCCGGGGGAAATTCAGCCTTATAAGCGCAAAGATCTTTATCCCATCAAATAA
- the pyk gene encoding pyruvate kinase, with amino-acid sequence MSRRLRRTKIVTTLGPATDRDNNLEKIIAAGANVVRMNFSHGSPEDHKMRADKVREIAAKLGRHVAILGDLQGPKIRVSTFKEGKVFLNIGDKFLLDANLGKGEGDKEKVGIDYKGLPADVVPGDILLLDDGRVQLKVLEVQDMKVFTEVTVGGPLSNNKGINKLGGGLSAEALTEKDKADIQTAALIGVDYLAVSFPRCGEDLNYARRLARDAGCDAKIVAKVERAEAVCSQDAMDDIILASDVVMVARGDLGVEIGDPELVGIQKALIRRARQLNRAVITATQMMESMITNPMPTRAEVMDVANAVLDGTDAVMLSAETAAGQYPAETVAAMARVCLGAEKIPSINVSKHRLDVQFDNVEEAIAMSAMYAANHLKGVTAIITMTESGRTALMTSRISSGLPIFAMSRHERTLNLTALYRGVTPVHFDSATDGVAAASEAVNLLRDKGYLVSGDLVIVTQGDVMSTVGSTNTTRILTVE; translated from the coding sequence ATGTCCAGAAGGCTTCGCAGAACCAAAATCGTTACCACGTTAGGCCCGGCAACTGACCGCGATAACAACCTTGAAAAAATTATCGCTGCAGGCGCCAACGTTGTACGTATGAACTTCTCTCACGGATCACCTGAAGATCACAAAATGCGTGCTGATAAGGTTCGTGAGATCGCAGCAAAACTGGGGCGTCATGTGGCTATTCTGGGTGACCTCCAGGGGCCAAAAATCCGTGTATCCACCTTTAAAGAAGGGAAAGTTTTCCTCAATATTGGCGACAAATTCCTGCTCGATGCCAACCTGGGGAAAGGTGAAGGCGATAAAGAGAAAGTTGGTATTGACTATAAAGGCCTGCCTGCTGACGTCGTACCAGGCGATATCCTGTTGCTTGACGATGGCCGTGTACAGTTAAAAGTACTGGAAGTGCAGGATATGAAAGTGTTCACCGAAGTCACGGTTGGTGGTCCACTTTCTAACAATAAAGGGATCAACAAACTTGGTGGTGGTCTCTCCGCGGAAGCGCTGACTGAAAAAGACAAAGCCGATATCCAGACTGCAGCCCTGATTGGCGTTGACTATCTGGCGGTTTCATTCCCACGTTGTGGTGAAGATCTGAACTATGCACGCCGTCTGGCTCGTGACGCTGGTTGCGATGCAAAAATTGTCGCCAAAGTTGAGCGTGCCGAAGCGGTATGCAGCCAGGATGCGATGGATGACATCATTCTGGCTTCTGACGTAGTCATGGTGGCTCGTGGTGACCTGGGCGTTGAAATTGGCGATCCTGAACTGGTCGGTATTCAGAAAGCGTTGATTCGTCGGGCGCGTCAACTTAACCGTGCGGTGATTACGGCTACGCAGATGATGGAGTCGATGATCACTAACCCGATGCCAACACGTGCAGAAGTCATGGACGTCGCAAACGCAGTACTGGATGGCACCGATGCCGTTATGCTTTCAGCAGAAACGGCCGCAGGTCAGTATCCGGCAGAAACCGTAGCGGCAATGGCACGCGTTTGCCTGGGCGCAGAAAAAATCCCGAGCATCAACGTTTCTAAACACCGTCTGGACGTCCAATTCGACAATGTGGAAGAAGCAATTGCCATGTCCGCAATGTACGCGGCTAACCACCTGAAAGGCGTTACTGCGATCATTACCATGACTGAGTCTGGACGTACTGCGTTAATGACGTCTCGTATCAGCTCCGGCTTGCCGATTTTCGCCATGTCGCGCCATGAACGCACGCTGAACCTGACTGCATTGTACCGTGGTGTAACACCGGTACACTTCGACAGCGCCACTGATGGTGTAGCTGCCGCAAGTGAAGCAGTCAATCTGCTTCGCGATAAAGGTTATCTGGTTTCTGGTGATCTGGTGATTGTCACCCAGGGCGACGTGATGAGTACCGTGGGTTCAACTAATACCACGCGTATTCTGACTGTCGAGTAA
- a CDS encoding MurR/RpiR family transcriptional regulator encodes MNMLEKVQAQLEHLSKSERKVADVILASPDRAIHSSIAALALEANVSEPTVNRFCRSMDTRGFPDFKLHLAQSLANGTLYVNHNVNEDDSVESYTRKIFESAMASLDHVRQSLDNTAINRAVDLLTQAKKIAFFGLGSSAAVAHDAMNKFFRFNVPVIYSDDIVLQRMSCMNCNDDDVVVLISHTGRTKNVVELAQLARENDAMVIAITSPGTPLALEATLAITLDVPEDTDIYMPMVSRLAQLTVIDVLATGFTLRRGAKFRDNLKRVKEALKESRFDKGLLIKGDDR; translated from the coding sequence ATGAACATGCTGGAAAAAGTCCAGGCTCAACTGGAACATTTGAGCAAATCCGAACGTAAAGTCGCTGACGTGATCCTCGCCTCGCCTGACCGGGCTATTCACTCAAGTATCGCTGCACTGGCGCTGGAAGCGAATGTCAGCGAACCAACGGTGAATCGTTTTTGCCGCAGCATGGACACTCGTGGCTTTCCTGATTTTAAACTGCATTTAGCACAAAGTCTGGCGAATGGAACGCTCTATGTTAATCATAATGTGAATGAAGATGACAGCGTAGAGTCTTATACACGGAAAATTTTCGAATCGGCGATGGCAAGCCTGGACCATGTTCGCCAGTCGCTGGATAACACGGCAATCAACCGCGCCGTTGATCTTCTCACTCAGGCAAAGAAAATTGCCTTTTTTGGCCTCGGTTCATCTGCAGCTGTTGCGCACGATGCTATGAATAAATTTTTCCGCTTTAACGTTCCAGTCATCTACTCTGATGACATCGTATTGCAGCGGATGAGCTGCATGAACTGTAATGACGATGATGTCGTAGTGCTGATTTCCCACACTGGCAGAACCAAAAATGTGGTTGAACTGGCGCAACTGGCTCGCGAAAACGATGCCATGGTCATCGCGATTACTTCTCCCGGCACGCCTCTGGCCCTGGAAGCTACTCTGGCAATAACCCTGGATGTACCGGAAGATACTGACATTTATATGCCCATGGTCTCTCGACTTGCACAGCTGACCGTGATAGATGTGCTGGCAACCGGATTTACTTTGCGCCGTGGCGCGAAATTCAGAGATAACTTGAAGCGTGTCAAGGAAGCACTTAAGGAATCGCGTTTTGATAAGGGACTTCTTATCAAGGGTGATGATCGCTAA
- the zwf gene encoding glucose-6-phosphate dehydrogenase has product MAVTQTAQACDLVIFGAKGDLARRKLLPSLYQLEKAGQLHPDTRIIGVGRADWDKDAYTKVVREALETFMKEEIDEALWETLSGRLNFCNLDVNDTPAFTRLAAMLDQEKRITINYFAMPPGTFGAICKGLGEAKLNAKPARVVMEKPLGTSLATSREINDQVGEYFEECQVYRIDHYLGKETVLNLLALRFANSLFVNNWDNRTIDHVEITVAEEVGIEGRWGYFDKAGQMRDMIQNHLLQILCMIAMSPPSDLSADSIRDEKVKVLKSLRRIDRTNVREKTVRGQYTAGFAQGKKVPGYLEEEGANKSSNTETFVAIRVDIDNWRWAGVPFYLRTGKRLPTKCSEVVVYFKTPELNLFKESWQDLPQNKLTIRLQPDEGVDIQVLNKVPGLDHKHNLQITKLDLSYSETFNQTHLADAYERLLLETMRGIQALFVRRDEVEEAWKWVDSITEAWAMDNDAPKPYQAGTWGPVASVAMITRDGRSWNEFE; this is encoded by the coding sequence ATGGCGGTAACGCAAACAGCCCAGGCATGTGACCTGGTCATTTTCGGCGCGAAAGGCGACCTGGCGCGTCGTAAACTGCTGCCTTCCCTGTATCAACTGGAAAAAGCCGGTCAGCTCCACCCCGATACCCGAATCATTGGGGTCGGACGGGCTGACTGGGATAAAGACGCCTATACCAAAGTGGTGCGTGAAGCGCTCGAAACCTTCATGAAAGAAGAAATCGATGAAGCTTTATGGGAAACGCTTAGCGGACGTCTGAATTTCTGTAACCTTGATGTCAATGACACTCCAGCGTTTACTCGCCTGGCTGCCATGTTGGATCAAGAAAAACGTATCACGATCAACTATTTCGCCATGCCACCAGGAACCTTCGGGGCAATCTGTAAAGGCCTGGGGGAAGCAAAACTGAATGCCAAACCAGCGCGTGTGGTAATGGAGAAGCCGCTGGGAACTTCGCTGGCAACATCGCGTGAGATCAACGATCAGGTTGGTGAATATTTTGAAGAGTGCCAGGTTTACCGTATTGACCATTACCTGGGGAAAGAGACGGTACTGAACCTGCTGGCACTACGTTTTGCGAACTCTCTGTTTGTAAACAACTGGGATAATCGCACTATCGATCATGTAGAAATTACGGTGGCCGAAGAGGTGGGGATTGAAGGGCGTTGGGGCTACTTTGATAAAGCCGGCCAGATGCGCGATATGATTCAAAACCACCTGCTGCAAATTCTCTGCATGATCGCGATGTCACCGCCGTCCGACCTGAGTGCCGACAGCATTCGTGATGAAAAAGTGAAAGTGCTGAAGTCGTTACGTCGTATCGATCGCACCAATGTGCGCGAAAAAACGGTGCGTGGTCAGTACACCGCCGGATTTGCTCAGGGCAAAAAAGTACCTGGGTATCTGGAAGAAGAGGGCGCTAATAAGAGCAGCAATACCGAAACGTTTGTTGCAATTCGAGTGGATATCGACAACTGGCGTTGGGCGGGTGTTCCGTTCTATTTGCGTACCGGTAAACGTCTGCCGACAAAATGCTCCGAAGTGGTGGTCTATTTCAAAACACCTGAGCTGAATCTGTTTAAAGAATCCTGGCAGGATCTGCCACAAAATAAACTCACGATTCGTTTACAGCCTGATGAGGGTGTGGATATTCAGGTACTGAATAAAGTTCCTGGACTGGACCACAAGCATAATCTGCAGATTACGAAACTGGATCTGAGTTACTCAGAAACCTTTAACCAGACGCATCTGGCAGATGCTTATGAACGTCTGTTACTGGAAACCATGCGAGGTATTCAGGCGCTGTTTGTACGTCGCGATGAAGTCGAAGAAGCGTGGAAGTGGGTGGACTCCATTACTGAAGCGTGGGCGATGGACAATGATGCGCCGAAGCCTTACCAGGCAGGAACCTGGGGACCAGTGGCTTCGGTAGCAATGATTACTCGCGATGGTCGTTCATGGAACGAATTCGAGTAA
- the edd gene encoding phosphogluconate dehydratase yields MNPQMLRVTNRIIERSRETRSAYLERIEQAKTNTVHRSQLACGNLAHGFAACQPEDKAALKSMLRNNIAIITSYNDMLSAHQPYERYPDIIRKALHEVNAVGQVAGGVPAMCDGVTQGQDGMELSLLSREVIAMSAAVGLSHNMFDGALYLGVCDKIVPGLAMAALSFGHLPAVFVPSGPMASGLPNKEKVRIRQLYAEGKVDRMALLESEAASYHAPGTCTFYGTANTNQMVVEFMGMQLPGSSFVHPDSPLRDELTAAAARQVTRMTGNGSEWMPLGKMIDEKVVVNGIVALLATGGSTNHTMHLVAMARAAGIQINWDDFSDLSDVVPLLARLYPNGPADINHFQAAGGVPVLMRELLNAGLLHEDVNTVAGFGLSRYTMEPWLNNGKLDWREGAEKSLDDNVIASFDKPFSHHGGTKVLSGNLGRAVMKTSAVPLENQIIEAPAVVFESQHDVLPAFEAGMLDRDCVVVVRHQGPKANGMPELHKLMPPLGVLLDRCFKIALVTDGRLSGASGKVPSAIHVTPEAYDGGLLAKVRDGDIIRVNGQTGELTLLVDEAELAARQPHIPNLSASRIGTGREMFSALREKLSGAEQGATCITF; encoded by the coding sequence ATGAATCCGCAAATGTTACGCGTAACAAATCGCATTATAGAACGCTCACGAGAAACGCGTTCTGCTTACCTTGAGCGTATTGAACAAGCGAAAACTAACACCGTTCATCGCTCGCAACTGGCATGTGGCAACCTTGCACATGGTTTTGCCGCCTGTCAGCCAGAAGATAAAGCCGCACTTAAAAGCATGTTGCGTAACAATATTGCGATCATCACCTCCTATAACGACATGCTTTCCGCCCATCAGCCTTACGAACGTTACCCGGATATCATTCGCAAAGCGCTCCATGAAGTGAATGCGGTTGGTCAGGTTGCCGGTGGTGTGCCAGCAATGTGTGACGGTGTGACTCAGGGCCAGGACGGGATGGAACTTTCCTTGCTGAGCCGCGAAGTCATTGCGATGTCTGCTGCAGTTGGGCTTTCACACAACATGTTTGATGGCGCGCTTTACCTTGGGGTATGTGACAAAATTGTTCCGGGGCTGGCTATGGCCGCATTGTCTTTTGGGCATCTCCCGGCGGTGTTTGTACCATCAGGACCAATGGCAAGTGGTTTACCAAATAAAGAGAAAGTGCGTATCCGCCAGTTGTATGCTGAAGGCAAAGTAGATCGTATGGCACTTCTCGAATCAGAAGCCGCTTCCTACCATGCACCAGGCACGTGTACTTTTTACGGTACGGCTAACACCAACCAGATGGTGGTGGAGTTTATGGGGATGCAATTACCCGGTTCCTCTTTCGTCCACCCGGATTCACCGCTGCGTGATGAGCTGACTGCTGCCGCTGCGCGCCAGGTCACGCGTATGACCGGCAACGGTAGCGAATGGATGCCACTTGGTAAAATGATTGATGAAAAAGTTGTGGTAAACGGTATCGTTGCACTCCTGGCGACAGGTGGATCTACCAACCACACTATGCATCTGGTGGCCATGGCACGTGCCGCTGGTATTCAGATCAATTGGGATGATTTCTCTGATCTTTCAGATGTTGTTCCTCTCCTGGCGCGTCTCTATCCTAATGGCCCGGCTGATATTAACCACTTCCAGGCGGCAGGTGGTGTACCGGTGTTAATGCGTGAATTGCTGAATGCGGGTTTACTGCATGAAGATGTTAATACCGTGGCAGGATTTGGCCTTTCTCGCTACACCATGGAGCCGTGGCTGAATAACGGTAAGCTGGATTGGCGTGAAGGGGCGGAAAAATCTCTCGACGACAATGTTATTGCGTCTTTCGATAAGCCTTTCTCGCATCATGGTGGCACCAAAGTATTAAGCGGTAACCTGGGCCGGGCTGTCATGAAAACGTCTGCTGTCCCCCTTGAAAACCAGATTATTGAAGCGCCAGCAGTCGTATTTGAAAGCCAACATGATGTTTTACCTGCCTTTGAAGCTGGAATGCTGGACCGGGATTGCGTCGTTGTTGTTCGCCACCAGGGGCCAAAAGCGAACGGAATGCCAGAATTACATAAACTCATGCCGCCACTTGGTGTATTATTGGACCGCTGTTTCAAAATTGCGTTGGTGACTGATGGACGGCTTTCTGGTGCTTCGGGTAAAGTGCCGTCAGCAATCCACGTGACACCGGAAGCCTACGATGGTGGGCTGCTGGCAAAAGTACGTGATGGCGACATTATTCGAGTGAATGGTCAGACAGGCGAACTGACACTGCTGGTTGATGAAGCAGAACTTGCCGCCCGTCAGCCTCATATTCCGAATCTGAGTGCATCGCGTATCGGGACCGGGCGTGAAATGTTTAGTGCTTTACGCGAAAAACTATCCGGTGCCGAGCAGGGCGCAACCTGTATCACCTTCTAA